ACACCAACAAAGCTGTGGAGACACAGGTTTGATTCTCCATTGTGTGAAGTCCCCCCACCAGTATTAACAGGGGTTTTCTCTTGGTATTCAGATGTCCCCCTAAACCTCCAAATACATGCCAATCAGGACGGATGAGTCCCTGCCATGAACTCATGTCTCCTGCCTCCTGAAACACTGACCGGCGATGCAGAGATCAAGgaaatagatggatggatggaaggacgTATGGATAGTTGGACGGAGATATGGATGGGTTGATAGATGGTGGTATGGATAGAGGCATGgattggtggagggatggatagagtgatggatggatggatgaatgggtggatggatAGAAGGATtggtggatggatagatggctGTCACATGCCTGTTGTGGAGCGTCTGTCTCGTTGATTATCGAGTGCTGGTCTTGCTTGGTGTCCTCTGTTGCTTCTCTGAGATCCGCCAGGTCACAGTCTGCGGAGAAGAGGGTAAAAAAACGCTTGAATCTCATTCTCATTCACGAGGGAGCGCGTATTTCACAGCGGATCAACCAcagcgcgtgcacacacacttaccaaaCGTCTCGAAGAGGGACTCTACAAAGCTGGTGCCGTTCCCATACACCGGCATGTTCATGTATATGTAGTCTGTTCCCGTCACTGGAAGAAGACGAAAGAAATATGAAACGTGAACAAAGTTTGAAACACCGTCGACAGTCTTTAACTCTGAGGCTTGGGGTACACCACTCAGTATTCTTCTCAGGGAGGCAGGGCTGCTCGTTCACAGCACCGGGTAAAAAGGTAActtggatctgtgtgtgtatgtgttcacttCCCTTTAGTATTTTATCTTTATACAGGCCCCAATGTAGCTGTGTTATATGCATGGTAAGAAATGACTTTAGTTAATGTTAGTCAGACTGCAAGGCCAGCCAGCCAACCAATCGTTCAGTCAGTTAACCAGCCAACTAGACAGGACCATCAGTCGGCCAGCAAacaagtcagtcagtcagtcagccaagCAGACTGGACCATCGTTCGGCTAGCGAACatatcagtcagtcagtcattcaGTCGGCAGTCAGtcattcagtcagtcagtcagtcactcattcagtcagtcagtcagtcagtcagtcagtcagtcattcagccggcagtcagtcagtcagtcagtcagtcagtcagtcagtaagtcattcagtcagtcagtcagtcagtcagtccgtcAGTCATTCAGTCAGTCATTCAGCcggcagtcagtcagtcagtcagtcagtcagtcagtcagtcagtcagtcagtcagtcagtcagtcagtcagtcagtaagtcattcagtcagtcagtccgtcagtcattcagtcagtcagtcagtcattcagccggcagtcagtcagtcggtcagtcagtcagtcagtcaatccCTCCCCCGGCGGCCTCCTCTCCTGCCGCTGACCTGCCGGGCTGATCTGCTGCAGCAGCTTGCGGACGGAGCTCTTCTTCTCCTGGGTGGAGGCGCTGAGCGTCTCCTGGTCCAGCAGCTTCAGCAGGGCGGACAGCTCGCTCACCAGCACCTCCATCGCTAAAcccacagggagggggggaggttaaAGGTCAGAGAGGGGAAGGTCAGTGCGTTAGGGTACGGGTCACAGTCGACCCGGCCTAGTTCAAACAAACACCAGATGAGTATCAAAACGTCTCCTTTTCAAGCGCTCCCCGGATCTGACTTTCAGTGCCCGTGTCACAACATTTCACAGCATGTCAGCATCCTCCAGCCCCCCTGACAACACCCCCCTCTCTAATAACCAGACTAAACACGACCAGGGAGGTCATTTCCAAAGGCCACACTAACACCAAACGGCTTTACTGATTAGAAACGAGCGTGCTATAGGTTAGCGGTTCTAAACAAGCGTCTAACTCACCAAGTGTTTTGTCTTTAGGCGGGAACCTAACATGCCAATCAACATAATAAGCTCTTCTGGAGCGGTTCAATTCTCCTCATGAACCAAGTCCACACTGCTCGCATGGTAACTCGCTCAGCGTTCGAATCAACTGGCACCTACGATACTTTTAAAAGCCAAGAGCTTTCTATAATAATCCCTAGTGTTGtattgagggttagggttaaacacAACACTACTGATTTTGGCAGGAAAAAGGGGAGTCTAGGACCACATGCAGGACGTACGATGTGGGCCAAAACACACACTGTAGCGGTCGCAGGATGATTCACACGAAGGAGGACCCCTCTTAATCGGCCAACACATGTTGCAGTGAAGACTACAACTCACTAAGGCTCCGTAAACCACGCAAAGACGCACACTTTGTGTGAAAGGATATAGGGTTGACGTATGTAGGGGATGGATGCAAGACGCGGTCATAGGGACACTCCCTGACCTGAGAGTAACTCAAATAAACGTGTGGCGCTACCAGAGCGGGAGAACAACATGGAGCATGAGACAGGTCTGGGACCTGCCAGGGAGGACGGGCTGTTATattggtgtttgtgtgagtaaaagggtgtgtatgtgtgggagcTTCATGTGTGCACGGCATGTATAAACACTGGGGGGGTTAgagatgggggtggaggtgtgtgtgtgtgtgtgtgtgtgtgtgtgtgtgtgtgtgtgtgtgtgtgtgtgtgtgtgtgtgtgtgtgtgtgtgtgtgtgtgtgtgtgtgcgtgcgtgtgtgtgtgtgtgtgtgtgtggtattttcATTATTTGAGTGCAGGGCGTAAGTAACCTGATTGAAATACTAGCTTTTCCCACAAACCAAAACACCATCGTGTCTAATCGTTCTTGACTCTCAGTCACgttgtttattttctcttttgcTTTTTGTTCTTGCTGCAATCATCCCCTTTCCCTTCCATCCTGCAATTTATTTCttcaaaaaaagaataatataaaaagaaaaaaattcaagatgctctttcattctttcttcttAGAAATCGTATCTTTCGATTTAGAAAAGCCTTTGTGTCCTTATTTCAATCTTTCTAGAGTTCCGTTCCCTCCTTTTTGTCTGATAACTGAGTCACCATCGGCACACTtgtcctccctcacccctccctctctctcccctcccccccctctctccccccccccaaccctcccgcccccccctctccactgtCCCATGGTCACAGCCCAGCCCCATTAGACCTGCTCAACCATGACTGCTTCAGAGGTCAGCCACAGGACGGACCCCTGGccggaggtggggagggggggaggatgcacattacacatacacacacacacacacacacacacacacacacacacacacacacacacacacacacacacacacacacacacacacacacacacacacacacacacacctgaatgcAAAGGGCACTCAAAGGCTCAAATGCAACGTTTACCTTTTGACATGCATCACCAAAGCGGttctttgttgtgtgtgtgtgtgtgtgtgtgtgtgtgtgtgtgtgtgtgtgtgtttgtgtctgtgtgtgtgtgtgtgtgtgtgtgtgtgtgtgtgtgtgtgtgtgtgtgtgtgtgtgtgtgtgtgtgtgtgtgtgtgcgtgtgtgtgtgtggttaaataAGGTCCCCTTGTATCTGTGCATTGTTGGCCAGTGGTATATGAGAGTAATCTCGTGTTTAATTTCTACTGACAGGCAGGCATTCTGATAAGCTACACAGAGGATGTATCTGGTACTCCTTAAATATGTAAAAGGGCGTGCTGCTCTCTTACcctggagatagagagagagagagagagagagagagagagagagagagagcgagagagagagaggagagagagagagagagagagagagagagagagagagagagagagagagagagagagagagagagagaagcagtgtttcccccccccccccctgtctttagagaaaaagacagagatAAAACTAAACGAGAAGGAAACCTTCTCGAAAAAAGAGAATGAAAGNNNNNNNNNNNNNNNNNNNNNNNNNNNNNNNNNNNNNNNNNNNNNNNNNNNNNNNNNNNNNNNNNNNNNNNNNNNNNNNNNNNNNNNNNNNNNNNNNNNNCATCTGTATCTGCCGTTAAAATCGTTTTCGATTGTTCTGAGAAATGGATTAATAAAACAAAGTGAATTGCATTGATCCCCTTGTCCATGTCTGACCCGACCACTTGTCATTTCGGTGTTGAAAAAAGAGACATCCACAGCATTTCAGTTTTGTTTCCGTTCTGAATCCTTCCTCTGTTCTGCATTTTCCTCTTCTTTGAACCACAGTGAACTCTGCTTGTTTCTTTTCATAAGAAACCCTGACAGTCATGAACAACAACACTCTGACAAGCACAGGCAACACAATCACATCAGGGACTTGCATACACTCACTGCGAGGAGTGCACgtgtatgcaaatgtgtgtgcatgtgtgtgtgtgtgtgtgtgtgtgtgtgcatatgtgtgtgtgtgtgtgtgtgtgtgtgtgtgtgtgtgtgcgtgtgtgtttgtgtgcgtgtgcgtgtgcgtgtgtgtgtgtgtgtgtgtgtgtgtgtgtgtgtgtgtgcgtgtgcgtgtgcgtgtgcgtgtgtgtctttgtgtgggaAGTAAATGGATCATCAAGTTGTTCACAAGAGGCAAATCATGATGTTTTGCCTCCATTTCTGTCCTCCCCTTTCGTGTCTTGGTTCCCAGAGGGAGGAGTTGTGGTCCCTTGCTGGGCTTCACAAAGCACAGGGCTACCATTACGGCCTCCTGTCAGTTGCTACCATTACCACTGAGTAATCTGAGAACCTCTCTGTGTTCCCTGGTTCCTTAGCTTTCACCTGTCCCAGTGTTATCCCCCCTTTCGTCTTCCTATATCCATAAAAAAATGCCAcccagacaaatacacacacacacacacacacataaacacacaaacaggcaaacacacacacacaggcgcacagacaggcgcacgcacaaacacacacgcacgcacacacacaaacttctctctcttttcacgGATGCTTCAGCGTAACATAAAGCAAACCCCCTTATAAGTGTGCTTTTATACTTCTCTTGACTGCTCctcgctctcaccctctctcaccctctctctctctctctctctctctctctctctctctctctctctctctctctctctctctctctctctctctctctctctctctctctctctctctctctctcatagctCTCACTCCATCTAGCTCTCCCTAATCCCTCACCCTTCCACTTTGATCTATGTCAGAcagcctctctccttccttcagtGGTGGTGATGATTCAATTCCTGGGTCTTCATTTCTGCCCATGCAGGTccgtgtccccccccaccccaaccaccaccaccccctccaccaccccctccccctccctgtgtgcTCCAAGATGTGGCCTTGTCTGTACTGGCCTGTAGAGACAACACTTCTTTCACAGTAAGTTAATTATGGCCTTGACGCCGTTAACAAACCTTACCATCCCCTGTAGCAACTGCACAGGACCGAGACGCATCATGCTAATCGGTCGATATTTGACACGACTTGAAGATGTTTAGTTATGTTTGGAGGAAAGTAGTTGAAAGAGAAGCAACCTTTGTATCATCGTGTCGATCGTAACTcgactctcactccccctcaaGCACAGCAGGGTGTAAACCATGGTGTTCAGACCATTACTGTGTGGGGACTTGAGTGTGAGGCTTCATGTCCGCAGACCACTTACAGATATCCGAGGGCAAGATGCCTCAGAAGGACCTTAGAAGGACTTAATGTGCAGGTGAAACCCCAGTTTCAGCCTGATTTTTTAACACTTGAGGCTCCTTGGAAGGATTTCATTGTAAATTACACCATTATTTTAGTGGCAGTGATTTTTTGGTCGCTGTCAATTTTTGTCGCTTTTGTCGTTTTTAAAAATAGTGATCAAATGTTGGTGTCTTCCGACGTTTGATTACTATTTTTAAAATCAAAAAAAGTTTAAAACCTACAAAATAATATGATTTCGGCTTGACTGGCACTCAAATAACACAAATTCACTGTTGTCATTTTGGATAAACGGACCATCTGCTCTGACACAAAACGATAAACCAGTCATTATTTAATGAACGCCATCTCCCTACAAGCTGTTCTCCTGTATGCTCTACGCTCCGTTAGATCCATCCACCCTGTTTCCCCTGCCAGTCCCGCATCTCCATCCTTACCTCCAGAACCCGCCCACTGATGTATCTGCAACACGTCTCACATTTCACCCCGAACTGGGCGTGGTAGTGGGTCTCGCAGTACGGCACTCCGTCCCTGGAAACAAGGTATAGCACAGAGACACATATGGAGGGTCAGAGTATCGAACACACGGCCTGCCTGAAGACACTGGGCCGTGAAGGCAGGTCGCGTTTCATTCTGTGGGATATAAGTACTGATTTATTGTGATTAAACTGGTGATGCTTGCATAGTTGGCTGTATCATGTGAATACATTTACAGCAATATATTCAAATTTACTGCAAGAGGGAAAACAAGTTGTCATATATGTTGGTATATAGGGCAATGAATTACTTCCGGTCAAGTGTCCAGgcctctgtctgtgtatgtgcaaCAACAAAGTTGTATACccatttgtatgtgtgcacgcaTTTGTGTCTTTGATTGTTTCTATGCATGCATTATTGCTGTGTGTCTGCTGCAGTTGGGTAaggtgctcatgtgtgtgtgggtttgtgtgtgtgtgtgtgtgtgtgtgtgtgtgtgtgtgtgtgtgtgtgtgtgtgtgtgtgtgtgtgtgtgtgtgtgtgtgtgtgtgtgtgtgtgtgtgtgtgtctgggtgcgggtgtgtgtgagcgtgtgttttcgagtgtatttgtatgtgtgttactgagtgtgtgtgagggtggataactgtgtgtctttgcgttcgtgtgtgtgtgcatgcgtgcttgcattgtgcacacaaatttgtgtctgtctgtgcgtttatgtgtgtgtgtgtgtgtgtgtgtgtgtgtgtgtgtgtgtgtgtgtgtgtgtgtgtgtgtgtgtgtgtgtgtgtgtgtgtgcatactgaCTTGCTGATGTACTCCCCAGTGAGAGCGATGCTGCAGGTATGGCACCTGAAGCAGCTGACGTGCCACTGCTTCTCTAGCGCCAGGAGAGACTGGCCCTGCTTGATCTCATCCCCACACCCCGCACagtctgagaggaggggagggagagagagagagagagagagagagagagagagagagagagagagagagagagagagagagagagagaaatgaggggggaaagggagagagagaaatatggggggagcgagagagagagagcacatcaCATTTAATCATGTTGACATCGATTTTAGATTCAGTAGACACTTTAATCAAAAGTaatttacagtgaattcagatacacaGCCTCTGGAGCACAGATAGTCAACCAACCTATACATTGTTATTTCAGCTCTGCTCATCAGCCTCGGAAATATATCGATTTTTCATGTGccaataaaacacatttaattaaattgaattgagaagatggagaggaggCCAATTAAAATATAACAAAGAGATGGGGATAAGACAGGGGAAGACTTGGTGACCCGTGCAACTGTTAAACAGCTACTATGTTGCAGAgttcagtcctcctcctcctcttctgacaGTCCAGTAGTCCTAATCGATAGCCTACGTAATGCAGACACGTAGCAGTCGCTCGCTAAACCTAAAGTGCTGCTCGACGTGATGGACTGGAGAAGCtagggaatggggggggggggggggggggggaggaaataTCTGGTGAATTGCAATGGAGCCGGAGCATTGATTGAAACACCTCCTCACATACATTGACACCCTTTTGATACTCTCAATGTGTACCATGCACTCactgtctttttctctctctctcactcacccttACTCTAccacttctacacacacacacacacacacacacacacacacacacacacacacacacacacacacacacacacacacacacacgcacacacacacacacacacacacacacacacacaaacacacacacacacacacacacacacatacacacacacacaaatacacaccacaCATGGTTTTATCTTCCATGAAGAGAATAGGTCCACAGGCACGTCTCCATTTTGACCAACCCTtcaaccttaaccctaaccctgaacaCATAAATCGTTTGAATTACTCCACTTTGCCGCCTTTGAAAGATCAATTCAATTGGTTGGAAACACGTTGATTTATAATCATTATTTTCCACTTGGAAAACGGTTGGCTCTACTGCATCTGAGATTGTTTTGAAACGCATGAGTGGACTGGCAGGGAGCAATTGTACCGTAAATGCTGAAGCAAATGCCAACTGTACGCAGAATTATACATTcagtttagaaccaagatggaacTGAGATGACCGCTAGGTGAATAAGGCCAATGGGAGCTGTTGAGGTTAAATATGCGAAACGTAAGGGGACCGGGGAACTGCCCTTCACTGCTACTGTACAGTAGTCTGGCGTCTGTCTGCAATCCACCAGCAAACACCACAAGGCATACTACTTAATAGCAACTACCTTGCACTTATGCTAATTACGGGTGCATGTTTGAGGAAAGAAGTAAATTCATTACTGTGACAATTGTTGCAAAATATTGTTGATTCCTATATTATTGATTCTTATATTGTTAAGTGCTAAATCGTTGATTGTTATATTGTTGAATCCTATATTGTGGCTACTTATATTTTTAAAGATGGGACTTACGACTGGGTCCATGGATCCTGATTGGTTCATTTGGTTTGACCAGGGTGTGTGAGCACTGTTGGCACACACAGTCTTTTCCGCTGAAGGTCACTCTGTCTCCAATGGGAAAGGGTTTCCTGGTAACATAGAGAGAAGAAATTGTCAAAagacacccactcacacacacacacacacacacacacacacacacacacacacacacacacacacctatacacacaaccaaaccctaactcacacacacacacacacgcacgcacgcgcgcacacacacacacacacacacacacacacacacacacacacacacacacacacacacacacacacacacacacacacacacacacacacacacacacacacacacacgcacacacacacacacactagtgaacCAGCCCAAAGCAGTATGATAAAGACTGTGGTAATTCAGAGTGCTTACAGTAATTACAAAGGTTGGTTGGGACAGAAACAAGACTGGGAGACAGGTCACACCCGTGGCCAGACAGTGTGTATGGACCCAAACTAAATGACAGGCCTGCTCAGACAAGGGGGATAGGAGGGTTAATGGATGTAGCCTTCAGCGTAGGAGCCGGGTTAAAGAGGTGATAATGGGGTAGGTGCCTGCCCAGAGGACTAGCTTCTGGGCTAGCTTATTAgggaggcggtggaggcggaGTACTGAGCCATAGAGCTGATGTAGTGCCTGTATGGCTCTGCTGAAAAACAGGCTCTGTGTTTGAATGACCTCCCCTTGGCTAAGGCTTTATACACAACATCACCCCCTGCGTTCAGGACATGGCTTGGCTTCTATCCCCTGGTTGTGGCCGACATTACCCGGCGTAAGAGctcatcacatacacacacaaacaaacacacacgcgcataaacacacatgcatgcatacaaacaaaaatgcatgtcagaaactgcacacacatacatgcttagacgcacacacacacacacacacacacacacacacacacacacacacacacacacacacacacacacacacacacacacacacacacacacacacacacacacacacacacacaaagtctccctctcgttctctttcattctcccgccctctctgtctctctctccagattgTTGACAACCAAACAGCTTCTCTGGGATTAGATCAAGCACATTACGATTGaatggtctgtctgtttttgTCTGATTCTTCCGGGGTGTTTTTTTGTGAAGGGGCTGGATTGATTTTCCTTTTTGAGTGTGGAGGTTAACAGCGTGAATGGGGAAGCTAAAAGGCTTAGGCAGGGCTGTTTAAGGGGACCTAGCAGGCTATAATCCTGTTAGTCCCACCGCTCCACTGCCAAGCCCCTgagggagctggagagagacTCTAGCGGAGCACACACTCAGCGCACGGTGGTGGCGCCTGGAAGctagtaggtgtgtgtgcactgtgcacgtacatgcacacgcacagatgcaTGCATATACATACATTATGAGTATGGAATGATTAACAAGTGTTAGAAGTGTATGAACAAATTCTTTTATAGTTTTCCAAAACTATAAAAGAAATGCAATTAATTATGGTAATTTGTTGGCTATTTGCTGAGCCATTCTCAACTGGTCACAGAAACAGTATAAATAACAATtgtattctgtgtgtttgtgtatgtgtgtgtgtgtgtgtttgttgtatgttacatgtatacctcaaaaataacaaaaagacAAAGACTAAGAGATCCCATTTAaattgtgtctttctgtctctgacCTTTCAACTGTGATATTTACGGCCCCTGGTTattaaactaaaaaaaaaatcttctaaGGTCCCTCAACTCATGACAGCAGAAGACCTCGGTTTTTGTCTGACTGAGCCAGCATTATATATCAGTGTCAATGTTTCACTCGAGTGCTTCCCTGGACATTCATTGAAAAGGTTGTCAGGTCTCTTTGGAAAGGTCTGCGTTCAACTGCTATCTAGGATCACAATAATCATTACGCATCACTTTAATttgattattcatttatttgttgCATGTGACCGGTGATGACACAGATGTAGCATTAGCAGTTGTTATGCTACAGAGAaaacagtgtttgtttgtgtgtgtctgtgactgtgtgtctctgtgtgtggttgtgtacttGTTTGACTTTTGGGTCAATGTGTGTAGCTCTTGCACTTTCTTGATACATCTTGCCTTGTCAGCCTCCCTCAGTACTTAAAAAATTCAGTCGGTTTACATATTTAATGTGACTGTCGTAGTACTACGTCCACACCCCGCCCAAGCCCTGTCCCAGCCACAGGAGTGGGGTTATTTTGGGCCTCAGAGGCACGCCCATGTGGTTCTGTTCGGGCAGATGGTTTTAGAGAAACACCAGTGCTCAATGGGAAACATGAAAGTTTGCCGCAAGCGCTTACACAAGCTGCTACTATGCTACCCTTATTCTaactataaacaaaaacaaacgtaGGGGATAGTGACCCTGACAGATTTGTCGTTGGTGGTGGAGTTCAATGATGAACAGAAGAATGATGAAGATGGGGTGAATAAACTTCTTCATCCCATCCATTATTGATTCAACTAAATATACAGATAGCTAAGATCACAATGTCAAATAGTAAACACCATACATGGTATATCTAACATGtcaaatcagacaaaacaattaTTGAAAGCTGTATGAATAATAAATCCATAGTCTTGACCTCCGCAGAGGTCCAAAATCAACTGTGTATTTCTGTCAAAACACTGCACGCTCAACCTCCACTAGTCAGCCATTTCATAAATCACTTCCTTTGAcacctcatctcctctctccttgtcctGCACCCCACTACTCCTATCTAATCTCTAAGGAGCCACTTTCCTTAATGACTGGAAAATTCTGTGCCTCATTACCATATAAACATAAATAAGACAGCACAGTACAGTACCCAGGAATTGCACAGtctttctcccacacacacacgcacacacacacacacacacacacacacacacccacacacacacacacacacacacacacacacacacacacacacacacacacacacacacacacacacacacacacacacacacacacacacacacacccacacacacacaca
The window above is part of the Gadus macrocephalus chromosome 10, ASM3116895v1 genome. Proteins encoded here:
- the LOC132466544 gene encoding actin-binding LIM protein 3-like, whose protein sequence is MSSSGTHQQGTAAGGRGASSGSIRCQRCREVCKGEVVRVQDTHFHVKCFTCTVCNCDLARSGFFQKKGEYVCTADYQRLYGTRCDRCGGFITGEVVSALGRTYHPRCFVCSLCRKPFPIGDRVTFSGKDCVCQQCSHTLVKPNEPIRIHGPSHCAGCGDEIKQGQSLLALEKQWHVSCFRCHTCSIALTGEYISKDGVPYCETHYHAQFGVKCETCCRYISGRVLEVRMEMRDWQGKQGGWI